One segment of Pseudomonas asgharzadehiana DNA contains the following:
- a CDS encoding 5-carboxymethyl-2-hydroxymuconate Delta-isomerase produces the protein MPHFIAEYTDNIEQQADLPGLFETVHATLGDSGVFPQGGIRSRGVRLDTWRMADGRHDYAFVHMTLKVSHGRDLATRQAVAEKLFDVIIAHFAELQAQRLLALSFEMAELREQLNFKQNNVHAFLKAQVS, from the coding sequence ATGCCCCACTTCATCGCTGAGTACACCGACAACATCGAACAGCAGGCGGACCTGCCCGGCCTGTTCGAAACAGTCCACGCCACCCTGGGCGACAGCGGCGTATTCCCGCAGGGCGGCATCCGCAGCCGCGGCGTGCGCCTGGACACCTGGCGCATGGCCGACGGCAGGCACGACTACGCCTTCGTGCACATGACCCTCAAGGTCAGCCATGGCCGCGACCTGGCGACACGGCAGGCCGTCGCCGAAAAACTCTTCGACGTGATCATCGCGCACTTCGCCGAGCTGCAAGCCCAACGCCTGCTGGCCTTATCGTTTGAAATGGCCGAATTGCGCGAGCAGCTCAATTTCAAGCAGAACAATGTGCACGCCTTCCTCAAGGCACAGGTGAGTTAA
- the hpaD gene encoding 3,4-dihydroxyphenylacetate 2,3-dioxygenase, with product MGEVVLAAKICHVPSMYLSELPGKHHGCREAAIAGHKEIGRRARELGADTAVVFDVHWLVNSAYHVNSGDHFKGIYTSNELPHFIKNMEYEYPGCPELGELIALEANAADVRTLAHNIPSLELEYGTLVPMRYMHMGVPEDQTLNVVSIAAWCAWHRLQDSFTFGAAVRRAIEKSDRKVVVLASGSLSHRFSDDRNAEANIHSWTREFDKQVDLHVVELWRQGRWKEFCAMLPDYAEHCFGEGKMHDTAMLLGLLGGPDYTQPAEIITEPFGSSGTGQINAIFPV from the coding sequence ATGGGCGAAGTCGTCCTGGCCGCGAAAATCTGCCACGTCCCCTCGATGTATTTGTCGGAGCTGCCCGGCAAACACCATGGCTGCCGCGAGGCAGCGATTGCCGGCCACAAGGAAATCGGCCGGCGTGCCCGTGAACTGGGCGCCGACACCGCCGTGGTGTTCGACGTGCATTGGCTGGTCAACAGCGCCTACCACGTCAACAGCGGCGACCACTTCAAAGGCATCTACACCAGCAACGAGCTGCCGCACTTCATCAAGAACATGGAGTACGAGTACCCCGGCTGCCCGGAACTGGGCGAGCTGATCGCGCTTGAGGCCAACGCCGCCGACGTGCGCACTCTGGCCCACAACATTCCGAGCCTGGAGCTGGAATACGGCACCCTGGTGCCGATGCGCTACATGCACATGGGCGTACCGGAGGATCAAACACTCAACGTGGTGTCGATTGCCGCCTGGTGCGCCTGGCATCGCCTGCAAGACAGCTTCACCTTCGGCGCCGCCGTACGCCGCGCCATCGAAAAGAGCGACCGCAAAGTCGTGGTGCTGGCCTCGGGGTCGCTGTCGCACCGCTTCTCGGACGACCGCAATGCCGAAGCCAATATCCACAGCTGGACGCGCGAGTTCGACAAACAGGTCGACCTGCATGTGGTGGAACTGTGGCGCCAGGGCCGCTGGAAAGAATTCTGCGCCATGCTCCCCGACTACGCCGAGCACTGCTTTGGCGAAGGCAAGATGCACGACACCGCCATGCTTTTGGGGTTGCTCGGAGGGCCGGATTACACCCAGCCCGCCGAGATCATCACCGAACCCTTCGGCAGCTCGGGCACCGGGCAGATCAACGCCATTTTCCCTGTTTGA
- a CDS encoding helix-turn-helix transcriptional regulator → MQINQMTMTSYELDLFAQVVWRLRTGGAGDDVRQQVLGDVTLLLRSDFGASYLWDSGLSRSTRCAAVNIDAQMLREYDKRIHVNDILTPALRSKRQAICVDDVISRRSLEQSELYAEFLKPCWMHHGVNIFFFNQGRDVGDLRIWRSVDQPAFGIRELSLLNALTPYFQKALAAEMPPKGALSPRERAVVEHVAAGRSDKEIARIMSIGFTTVRTHLKNAMIKTNSGNRTELAMRMGAH, encoded by the coding sequence ATGCAAATCAACCAAATGACTATGACGAGTTATGAGCTTGACTTGTTCGCTCAAGTCGTCTGGCGACTCCGCACAGGTGGCGCGGGTGACGACGTGCGTCAGCAGGTGCTTGGTGATGTTACGCTGTTACTGCGGTCGGACTTTGGAGCTTCGTACCTTTGGGATAGCGGACTGAGTCGATCAACCCGTTGCGCGGCGGTCAATATTGATGCGCAAATGCTTAGGGAGTATGACAAGCGAATTCACGTGAACGATATCTTAACACCGGCATTGAGATCCAAGCGCCAAGCTATCTGTGTCGACGACGTGATCAGTCGGCGAAGCTTAGAGCAAAGTGAGCTCTACGCCGAATTCCTCAAGCCGTGCTGGATGCACCATGGAGTGAACATTTTCTTCTTCAACCAAGGTCGGGATGTGGGTGATTTGCGCATATGGCGTAGCGTCGATCAACCTGCGTTTGGAATTAGAGAGCTTTCACTGCTTAACGCGCTCACACCCTATTTTCAGAAAGCACTTGCAGCTGAAATGCCTCCTAAGGGTGCTTTGAGTCCACGAGAACGGGCTGTTGTAGAGCACGTTGCGGCAGGTAGAAGCGATAAAGAGATCGCCCGTATAATGTCCATAGGTTTCACCACGGTTCGAACTCATTTGAAGAACGCGATGATCAAGACAAACTCTGGTAATCGAACCGAGCTTGCCATGCGTATGGGCGCGCACTGA
- the iaaH gene encoding indoleacetamide hydrolase: protein MNNRDLQWGSNDSQGISVKTRLSCLAIGLMAASAGVSASDIPKDFYLMSAEQTAQAICAKKVSSQSVVSYWLGRIDAHPELNAFISLNPKRALSEARAADARLAKGEQCLPLGGVPIAIKDNIQVIGFANTAGTPALVNFFPKVNAPIIDKLQAAGAIVIGKTNMHELSFGATGYNTAFHLPRLIGVRNAFDNSRIAGGSSSGSAAALGARLIPIAMGTDTGGSSRAPCALNGCVGFRPTVGRYSSVGITPISTSRDTAGPMANSVGDIILLDSILSGASLLKPIPAHHIRLGIPDFFWADLEPEVSAQANAAVEKLRSSGVEIVSVSMPGMGQLASAVATPVAIMEARKALTDYLKSQSTGVSFETLATKISSPDVQGIFSAMVVPGNVVGSDGKMIPGGPAYAQAIKTGIPALLALYKKTFEENKLDALLFPTVPEVAIKAGPAAGTPQKFGRIIRNTDPSSNVKMPGLSIPVGVGKESGLPVGMEIDGLPGTDAQLLAIGRTLESIWGPGPLSPIAH, encoded by the coding sequence ATGAATAATCGAGACCTGCAGTGGGGATCGAATGATTCGCAAGGAATATCCGTGAAGACCAGACTCTCTTGCTTAGCGATCGGCCTTATGGCAGCAAGCGCTGGCGTATCGGCGTCGGACATACCGAAAGACTTCTACTTGATGAGCGCTGAGCAGACGGCACAAGCCATCTGCGCGAAGAAGGTTTCCAGTCAATCGGTTGTCAGCTACTGGCTGGGCCGCATTGACGCGCATCCCGAGCTCAACGCTTTCATTTCTTTAAACCCAAAGAGAGCCTTGAGCGAGGCCCGTGCTGCTGATGCGCGACTCGCTAAGGGTGAGCAGTGCCTTCCCTTGGGTGGCGTCCCTATAGCGATAAAGGACAACATTCAGGTCATTGGTTTTGCGAACACAGCCGGTACTCCAGCTCTCGTTAATTTCTTTCCGAAGGTAAATGCGCCGATTATCGATAAGCTTCAGGCCGCAGGCGCCATTGTGATCGGCAAGACCAATATGCATGAGCTCTCGTTTGGCGCTACCGGTTACAACACTGCCTTTCATCTTCCACGGCTGATCGGTGTACGCAATGCGTTTGATAACTCTCGCATTGCCGGTGGTTCGTCATCGGGGAGTGCCGCCGCCCTGGGGGCTCGGTTGATTCCGATCGCAATGGGAACGGACACAGGTGGCTCAAGCCGTGCGCCCTGCGCGTTGAATGGTTGTGTTGGATTTCGCCCAACGGTTGGGCGATACAGCAGTGTAGGCATCACACCTATTTCGACCAGTCGCGATACGGCAGGCCCAATGGCCAACAGCGTCGGAGATATCATACTGCTGGATTCGATTCTCAGCGGTGCCTCTCTTCTGAAGCCAATACCTGCCCATCATATTCGACTGGGCATTCCAGATTTCTTCTGGGCTGATCTAGAACCGGAAGTCTCGGCACAAGCTAACGCCGCTGTAGAGAAGCTCCGCAGTTCGGGAGTTGAGATCGTCTCAGTCAGCATGCCGGGTATGGGGCAATTGGCATCAGCTGTGGCAACGCCAGTTGCGATAATGGAAGCGCGTAAGGCCCTGACTGACTACCTGAAATCACAATCCACCGGAGTGTCATTCGAAACCCTGGCCACCAAAATTTCGAGTCCCGACGTCCAAGGTATTTTCTCGGCTATGGTGGTGCCTGGTAATGTCGTTGGGTCTGATGGAAAGATGATTCCTGGCGGCCCGGCTTATGCGCAAGCGATCAAGACGGGTATCCCAGCCTTGCTAGCTCTCTATAAAAAGACATTCGAGGAGAACAAGCTCGATGCTCTTCTGTTCCCCACGGTTCCAGAGGTGGCAATCAAGGCCGGCCCTGCCGCCGGAACGCCTCAAAAATTTGGTCGGATTATTCGAAATACCGACCCGAGCAGCAACGTGAAGATGCCTGGTCTTAGTATTCCGGTAGGTGTTGGGAAAGAGTCCGGACTTCCTGTAGGAATGGAGATTGACGGATTGCCTGGAACGGATGCCCAACTTCTGGCAATCGGTCGCACGCTTGAGTCGATCTGGGGGCCTGGTCCACTTTCGCCCATCGCACACTGA
- a CDS encoding carbohydrate porin, which yields MNAISLVAGTSARRFCVTAGLALGSMANSAWADSSTTDSSPVKAHLIVIDLMLENLNTGPRPHTFANAGAVFAGADFDMSKIMGLTGGTFQFEYTFFPWMRNEGQPTANAWQGATGSALGGAAMRNDIDKGYLSKFEYQQMLLDNHLEIDVGRSNPKRHFYIINCENWVTCNDPIIENTTGILPYPYGSWGGYSRYSFDNGQYIHAGAFESNPTHYIKRTKGWNWDPGDASGITWLAGIGAQKNFAQTPLAYHYELNSFYNTSEQTDILDGSTRRGSSGLIYRFMQTLSREGGSSAGNPDKAWQVFGAWTWSADDLQPFEHFVEAGITRVGPFGRPQDSVSLKASYLRLGDKQVQYQHDQRLLATGVDQGVSKGESRVELNMVWQATPYLALQPSVQYVFNPSNFYNPQAEVSSNGAVVGLQIVYNLGSQIGL from the coding sequence ATGAACGCGATCTCACTCGTCGCAGGTACTTCTGCGCGCCGATTTTGTGTAACCGCTGGTTTGGCTTTGGGTAGTATGGCGAACTCGGCATGGGCCGATTCGTCGACCACAGACAGTAGTCCAGTCAAGGCACACCTGATCGTTATCGATCTGATGCTGGAGAACCTTAACACTGGACCTCGCCCCCATACATTCGCCAACGCTGGTGCAGTTTTCGCTGGCGCCGATTTTGACATGTCAAAAATCATGGGGTTAACAGGCGGCACGTTCCAGTTTGAATACACATTCTTTCCGTGGATGCGCAATGAAGGTCAGCCGACTGCTAACGCTTGGCAAGGAGCCACAGGTAGTGCACTAGGTGGCGCAGCTATGCGTAACGACATCGACAAGGGATATCTGTCGAAGTTTGAATACCAACAAATGCTGTTGGATAACCATCTTGAGATCGACGTTGGTCGTAGCAATCCTAAGCGGCATTTTTACATCATAAATTGCGAAAACTGGGTTACTTGTAATGACCCAATCATTGAAAACACCACCGGAATATTACCTTACCCATACGGTAGCTGGGGCGGTTACTCGCGTTACTCATTCGACAATGGTCAGTACATACATGCTGGCGCTTTCGAGTCCAACCCTACTCATTACATCAAACGCACCAAGGGGTGGAACTGGGACCCGGGCGACGCGAGTGGTATCACTTGGTTGGCAGGCATCGGTGCTCAAAAAAACTTCGCGCAGACTCCCTTGGCCTATCACTACGAGCTTAATAGTTTTTACAATACCTCCGAACAGACCGACATATTGGATGGCTCGACCCGTCGTGGAAGCAGCGGCTTAATTTACCGCTTTATGCAAACGCTATCTCGCGAAGGCGGTTCTTCTGCCGGAAACCCAGACAAAGCGTGGCAAGTATTCGGCGCATGGACTTGGAGTGCTGACGATCTGCAGCCTTTCGAACACTTCGTGGAGGCAGGTATAACCCGTGTTGGCCCATTCGGGCGCCCTCAAGATTCAGTCAGCTTGAAAGCGAGCTATCTACGTTTGGGAGACAAGCAAGTTCAATATCAGCATGACCAGCGACTTCTGGCCACCGGTGTTGACCAAGGAGTGTCGAAAGGAGAGTCGCGAGTAGAGCTCAACATGGTGTGGCAGGCGACACCTTATCTAGCACTCCAGCCAAGCGTGCAGTACGTGTTCAACCCCAGCAACTTCTACAATCCACAGGCCGAGGTTAGCAGCAATGGAGCCGTCGTCGGATTGCAGATAGTTTATAATTTGGGATCTCAAATTGGCCTTTAA
- a CDS encoding aspartate aminotransferase family protein has product MKLNYQQSLNNFSEAFHLSKKETSKGKEYIPGGFSRRTFGYGPHAIFIDKGEAQYLHTIEGKKLLDLNNNFATNVLGHNHPAIITAIHETLPNGFSFGNPTNHELDLAKLICERIDSVEQVKFFCSASEACLSAVRIARGYTARKKIAKFEGGYHGFSDDLAISAHPNPNNFPGPDTNPKALPDSDGIPAYKSDNVIVLTQNDFESCEKILRGNAEEIACLIMELQTCAGGIVELDKDFVQKLRTLTKELGILLIADETITLRANIKGLQSEYQIKPDLTVLGKMIGGGLPIGAVGGSKEVFRVIEENQVMISGTHHGHPLACAAGIACLKAMDEKAYARLNEMAAKIKFELNTWAKESKYPFTVFGSFSVFAYAFTRELGQTINTHRDYWHKIDENSMGIYALEMATRGYYPVHRGQVGLTLPMTDEDVDGYIETTKDIIRLIYS; this is encoded by the coding sequence ATGAAGCTTAATTACCAGCAGTCGCTAAATAATTTCTCTGAAGCCTTTCACCTTTCAAAGAAAGAAACCTCGAAAGGAAAGGAATACATTCCAGGAGGTTTTAGCAGACGAACATTTGGCTATGGCCCACATGCGATTTTCATCGATAAGGGCGAGGCTCAATATCTTCATACTATCGAAGGAAAAAAGCTACTCGACCTCAATAATAATTTCGCCACTAATGTATTGGGCCACAATCATCCAGCGATCATAACGGCAATTCACGAAACGCTGCCAAATGGATTCTCATTTGGGAACCCTACGAATCACGAGCTCGATCTTGCCAAACTGATTTGCGAGCGCATTGACTCCGTTGAGCAGGTTAAATTCTTTTGCTCTGCCAGTGAGGCATGCTTGAGTGCCGTGCGGATCGCACGAGGCTATACTGCACGTAAAAAAATTGCGAAATTTGAAGGTGGTTACCACGGTTTTTCCGACGACCTAGCGATCTCGGCTCACCCTAACCCGAACAATTTCCCCGGCCCGGATACTAATCCTAAGGCACTTCCAGATTCCGATGGGATCCCTGCGTATAAAAGCGACAACGTCATCGTTTTAACTCAAAACGACTTCGAGTCTTGCGAAAAAATTCTCCGGGGCAATGCGGAAGAAATCGCGTGTCTGATCATGGAGTTACAGACCTGCGCGGGAGGTATCGTAGAGCTCGATAAAGATTTCGTGCAAAAGCTTCGAACTCTTACAAAGGAACTGGGAATCCTCTTAATCGCTGATGAGACCATCACACTTCGAGCGAATATAAAGGGTCTGCAAAGCGAGTATCAAATCAAGCCAGATTTGACAGTCCTCGGCAAAATGATCGGTGGGGGCCTACCTATCGGGGCGGTGGGCGGTAGCAAAGAGGTTTTTCGAGTCATCGAGGAAAACCAGGTCATGATCTCGGGCACCCACCATGGCCACCCATTGGCATGCGCAGCGGGCATTGCCTGCCTTAAGGCCATGGATGAGAAGGCTTATGCACGACTCAACGAAATGGCGGCTAAGATCAAATTCGAGCTGAATACTTGGGCGAAAGAATCCAAATATCCGTTTACCGTTTTCGGCTCCTTTTCGGTATTCGCCTATGCATTCACTAGAGAGCTAGGTCAGACCATCAACACGCATCGTGACTACTGGCATAAAATCGACGAAAACAGCATGGGCATCTACGCATTGGAAATGGCGACTCGCGGCTACTATCCTGTCCACCGTGGCCAGGTAGGACTCACACTTCCGATGACTGACGAGGACGTCGACGGCTACATCGAGACCACAAAGGACATTATCCGTCTAATTTACTCCTAG
- a CDS encoding LysR family transcriptional regulator, translating into MDTRQLLLATRLAETLHFGKAAEIENIAQSGLSAQIAKLESELGFKLFERTSHRVSLTEAGQRFVEQARTLLGNMNNTILECRALAENSRGVLKLGFFGDAAGELTHLIFTLFQQSNPDIRLVFTELSMTNQVQALISGKVDAALVRLPISDPRLELDVMFDEPRVAAVPASHEMAQASILTISDLIEQPFAVAGEGAPTEWAAYWSLGSERQEASRIGAYVQSIPESLAAVAYGGAFDTFPLTATRLFSHPGVRYVPLADAPRSSLALATLAGNRSPAVRSLRRCVTETLENSLSCIPEARRFEVA; encoded by the coding sequence ATGGACACTAGACAGCTTCTTTTGGCAACCAGGCTTGCTGAGACCCTTCATTTCGGCAAGGCAGCCGAAATCGAGAACATTGCTCAATCTGGCCTGAGCGCTCAAATTGCCAAACTTGAAAGCGAGCTAGGCTTCAAATTGTTTGAACGCACCAGTCATCGTGTTTCTTTGACGGAGGCAGGCCAGCGATTCGTAGAGCAAGCTCGAACGCTTTTGGGAAACATGAACAATACGATCCTGGAATGCCGTGCCCTTGCTGAAAACAGCCGGGGTGTATTGAAGTTAGGCTTCTTTGGCGATGCAGCGGGCGAACTTACTCACCTTATTTTTACGTTATTCCAGCAGAGTAATCCTGACATTCGGCTAGTGTTTACTGAGCTGTCCATGACAAACCAAGTGCAGGCGCTGATCTCGGGCAAAGTGGATGCCGCCCTCGTTAGGCTACCGATCAGCGACCCGCGTCTTGAACTCGATGTGATGTTTGACGAGCCGCGAGTGGCTGCCGTACCGGCCAGCCACGAAATGGCGCAGGCCTCGATCCTTACAATCTCAGATCTGATCGAGCAACCGTTTGCAGTAGCGGGAGAGGGAGCCCCGACTGAATGGGCCGCTTACTGGAGTTTGGGCTCAGAGCGGCAGGAGGCTAGCCGGATTGGCGCGTATGTCCAATCGATTCCAGAGAGTTTGGCTGCGGTCGCCTATGGTGGCGCGTTTGATACCTTCCCACTTACCGCCACACGCTTGTTCAGTCACCCGGGCGTGCGGTATGTGCCATTGGCTGACGCGCCAAGGAGCTCGTTGGCTTTGGCCACACTTGCTGGCAACAGGTCTCCAGCTGTTAGATCGCTGCGACGCTGTGTGACAGAAACCCTTGAAAACTCTCTTTCATGTATTCCTGAGGCTCGTCGCTTCGAAGTTGCTTAG
- a CDS encoding aldehyde dehydrogenase family protein: MNNHQPYSDLNLQLIGGVWREGRTGRSMTVSDPFTQQTLLEIPLANKEDLNEAYARAKTAQPAWAAMGPSARAGVLLRAAQIFDKRHDELVDWIISESGSTRIKAEIEWASAKAITLEAASFPSRIHGRIVESDVPNKESRVYRRPLGVVGVISPWNFPFHLTQRSLAPALALGNAVVVKPASDTPVTGGLLLARIFEEAGLPEGVLSVVVGAGSEIGDDFVLHPIPSFISFTGSTPIGQNIARQAGSGDYLKHVALELGGNNPFVVLADADLQQAVHAAVVGKFLHQGQICMAINRIIVEEPIYDSFVSLFIQRVSHLIIGDPKNSATSVGPVINRKQFDGLVRKIEQAKSEGATLAYAGESAGLVFAPHVFTEVTSDMELAYEEIFGPIAGIMRARDADHALELANATRFGLSAAVFSGDIDRGVHFARQIHSGMAHVNDMPVADAPNVPFGGEKNSGLGRFNGDWAIDEFTTTQWVSVQRKPRHYPF, encoded by the coding sequence GTGAACAATCATCAACCTTATAGCGACCTCAATCTGCAGCTGATAGGAGGAGTTTGGCGGGAAGGTCGGACAGGACGATCTATGACTGTTAGCGATCCTTTCACCCAGCAGACTCTGCTCGAAATCCCTTTGGCCAATAAGGAAGACTTGAACGAAGCTTATGCAAGAGCTAAAACAGCCCAGCCTGCTTGGGCGGCCATGGGGCCGTCCGCGCGAGCCGGAGTGCTGCTAAGAGCAGCTCAGATTTTTGATAAGCGCCACGACGAATTGGTCGATTGGATCATTTCGGAATCAGGAAGTACGCGCATAAAAGCCGAGATTGAATGGGCGTCAGCGAAAGCTATCACTTTGGAAGCTGCTTCCTTTCCAAGCCGGATTCATGGTCGCATCGTGGAGTCCGATGTGCCGAACAAGGAAAGCCGAGTATATCGACGCCCGCTCGGCGTAGTTGGCGTGATTAGCCCATGGAACTTTCCATTCCATCTCACCCAGCGATCGCTCGCCCCGGCATTGGCACTCGGTAACGCCGTAGTTGTGAAACCTGCCAGCGATACTCCAGTAACCGGAGGCTTGCTGCTTGCACGCATCTTTGAAGAGGCCGGGTTGCCAGAGGGTGTGCTCAGTGTAGTGGTAGGGGCAGGCTCGGAGATTGGAGACGACTTCGTGCTACATCCAATACCGAGCTTTATATCCTTCACCGGGTCCACGCCGATTGGCCAGAATATAGCCCGCCAGGCAGGCAGCGGCGACTACTTGAAACATGTCGCGCTGGAACTAGGCGGTAACAACCCCTTTGTGGTGCTCGCTGATGCGGATCTCCAGCAAGCAGTTCATGCGGCTGTTGTTGGCAAATTTCTGCACCAGGGTCAAATCTGCATGGCCATCAATAGGATTATCGTGGAGGAGCCGATTTACGACTCATTCGTTTCCCTGTTTATCCAGCGCGTGAGCCATTTGATAATCGGTGATCCTAAAAATTCGGCAACCTCGGTTGGGCCCGTCATCAACCGGAAACAGTTTGACGGATTGGTACGCAAGATCGAACAAGCGAAGTCAGAAGGCGCAACGTTGGCTTACGCTGGCGAATCTGCAGGACTGGTATTTGCGCCGCACGTTTTCACTGAGGTGACATCCGATATGGAGCTGGCCTACGAAGAAATTTTCGGGCCTATTGCAGGAATAATGCGCGCGAGGGATGCCGATCACGCATTAGAACTGGCTAACGCTACTCGTTTTGGACTTTCCGCTGCGGTCTTCTCAGGTGACATTGACCGCGGCGTCCATTTCGCGAGGCAAATCCATTCTGGCATGGCCCATGTGAACGACATGCCTGTGGCAGATGCCCCTAACGTCCCATTTGGTGGGGAAAAGAACTCAGGCCTCGGAAGATTCAATGGCGACTGGGCAATCGATGAGTTCACCACCACTCAATGGGTGTCTGTCCAGCGGAAACCACGCCATTACCCCTTCTGA
- a CDS encoding APC family permease, translated as MQSEPTQPGLKPKSLGVSDIVFFVIAAAAPLGATLGAGPVVFAMGGTGAPGIYLIASLVLLLFAIGFAAMSRHVISAGGFAELVTHGLGRAAGNAAGGIALLAYIAMLTGIYGQFAAFGADLAMSIAGLQVDWRVVALLIIGLVGIFGYMDVKVSAKVLGVLMIFEILILLVFDVAVIAQTNAESFTWNGFMPSQIFTPGLGVALMFAFCCFVGFESTTIYGEEAKNPSRTVPLATYVAIAIIGIFYTLTTWCLGLAYANSDVQSVAGADMINFVFNANTQYVGPLSTEIMKILVVTSVFAVLLSFHNALSRYLFALARNHFVPRQLSRVHPKHASPHVASVVLSITTLVAVGLFMVTNADPIQHLYLWMVGLGTLAVLALQTLGAAAVVGFTLKTQKCSRWQGIIAPTLGGCGLATAVFLAVANFDELTGAKEGIATLLPWLVVIAALAGVINGLRAKEKFPVTPVVS; from the coding sequence ATGCAAAGTGAGCCAACACAGCCTGGGCTCAAGCCCAAGTCTTTAGGTGTCTCCGACATCGTCTTTTTTGTAATTGCAGCTGCGGCGCCGCTCGGCGCTACGCTTGGTGCTGGCCCTGTGGTTTTCGCCATGGGAGGTACAGGCGCTCCCGGTATCTATCTGATCGCCTCGCTCGTATTGCTGCTGTTTGCAATTGGATTTGCAGCGATGAGTCGCCATGTGATCAGTGCAGGTGGCTTCGCCGAGCTAGTGACTCACGGATTAGGGCGAGCAGCTGGCAACGCAGCTGGTGGAATTGCGCTGCTTGCGTATATCGCCATGTTGACTGGCATTTACGGACAATTCGCTGCCTTTGGGGCAGACCTTGCTATGTCGATTGCGGGATTGCAGGTGGACTGGCGCGTCGTAGCTCTCCTTATCATCGGACTGGTAGGAATCTTCGGCTACATGGACGTTAAGGTGTCAGCCAAGGTGTTAGGCGTGCTGATGATCTTCGAGATCCTGATCTTGCTTGTCTTTGACGTCGCGGTCATAGCCCAAACGAATGCAGAGAGCTTCACTTGGAATGGCTTCATGCCCTCTCAGATATTCACTCCTGGTCTCGGGGTGGCATTGATGTTCGCGTTTTGTTGCTTTGTTGGGTTCGAGTCCACAACCATTTACGGAGAAGAAGCTAAGAACCCAAGTCGCACCGTTCCCCTTGCTACGTATGTAGCCATTGCCATTATCGGTATCTTTTACACGCTTACAACTTGGTGCCTCGGCCTGGCTTATGCAAATAGTGACGTCCAAAGTGTTGCCGGCGCAGACATGATCAATTTTGTGTTTAATGCCAACACACAGTACGTAGGCCCCCTTTCCACAGAAATCATGAAAATTCTGGTAGTCACGAGCGTGTTTGCGGTCTTGCTCTCCTTCCACAACGCTCTCAGTCGCTACCTTTTCGCACTGGCTCGCAACCATTTCGTACCTCGACAGCTCAGCCGAGTACATCCCAAACACGCAAGTCCGCACGTCGCTAGCGTTGTGCTTTCAATCACAACCCTTGTTGCAGTGGGATTATTCATGGTCACCAATGCAGACCCAATCCAGCATCTCTATCTGTGGATGGTTGGGCTTGGCACCCTCGCCGTTCTCGCCCTACAAACCCTAGGTGCTGCCGCAGTCGTCGGATTCACTCTCAAGACTCAAAAGTGCAGCAGGTGGCAAGGGATAATCGCCCCAACGCTAGGTGGATGCGGATTGGCAACTGCTGTTTTTCTCGCCGTGGCGAATTTTGACGAGCTGACTGGCGCGAAGGAAGGTATCGCAACTCTGCTGCCTTGGCTCGTTGTGATAGCGGCATTGGCAGGAGTTATTAACGGACTTAGGGCCAAAGAGAAATTTCCTGTCACACCAGTAGTTTCGTAG